The Mycolicibacterium parafortuitum nucleotide sequence TACCGTCTCGTGATAAATCGCGTGGCAGCGCCCCCCACCGTTGTTAGCCGCTGCCGCGCACCAGGCTAGGTCGGGACTGACGACATTTTGAATGCACTGACAAAACTCCATCAGACGCGCTCACCGCTGCTGAGACTCCTGGTTGCAGCCACCCTGCTTGCATTGGTGTTCTCCGGTGGAGCCGCGGTCGCCGCGCACAAGACCGTCACTCTCCAGGTCGACGGCACCTCGGTGACGGTGTCGACCATGAAGTCGCGCGTGATCGACGTCGTCGCCGAGAACGGGTTCGACGTCAGCGAGCGCGATGACCTCTATCCCGCCGCCGAGACCCCGGTGCACCAGTCCGACACGATCGTGCTGCGCCGCAGCCGGCCGCTGGAGATCTCGACCGACGGCGGCGGCACCGAGCAGGTGTGGACCACCGCATCGACGGTCGACGAGGCGCTCGCCCAATTGCAGATGACCGACAAGGCTCCCGTCGCGGCCTCGCGTGCCAGCAGGCTCCCGCTCGACGGAATGGCGCTTCCGGTGGTCAGTCCACGAAACGTGCAAATCGAAGACGGCGGCGTGACGCGGTCGGTGCGGCTCGCGGCGCCCACTGTGGCGGCGCTGCTGGAAGCCGCCGGGGCGCCATTACAGCAAAGAGACTCCGTCATCCCCGCGGCGTCCACGCCGATTGTGGACGGCATGTTCATCAAAGTGACCAGGGTGCGCATCGAAAAGGTGACCGAGCGATTGCCGCTAAACCCGAACAATCAGCGCATCGAAGACGTCACTTTGAACATGAGTCGCCAGGTTGTCGAGGATCCGGGAAATCCTGGAGTTCAAGATGTCACTTTCGCTGTAGCGAAAATTAACGGGGTCGAAACTGGAAGGCTGCCAATAGCCAATGTCGTCGTGACGCCGGCCCGCGACGGTGTGCTGCGGGTGGGTGCGAAGCCTGGTACCGAGGTGCCGCCAGTGAACAATGGGATGACTTGGGACGCCCTCGCGCGCTGCGAAGCGGGAGGTAACTGGGCGATCAACACAGGCAATGGCTATTTCGGCGGAGTTCAATTCGATCAAAACACCTGGGAGCGCAACGGTGGTCTGAGGTATGCTCAGCGAGCGGATCTGGCAACGAGAGAAGAGCAGATCGCGATAGCTGAGGTAACTCGGGCGCGCCAGGGTTGGGGAGCGTGGCCGACCTGTAGTGGGAGGATCGGTGCGTCGTGACCATACGACTGCTCGGGCGAACTGAAATTCGGCATCTGGCCAAATCCATCGATTTCCGCCCGCGGAAATCGTTCGGGCAGAACTTCGTCCACGACGCCAACACGGTGCGCCGCATCGTCTCGGCCTCCAGCATCAACCGCAACGACCATGTGCTCGAGGTCGGTCGCGGGCTGGGTTCGCTGACGCTCGCGCTGCTGGACCGCGGAGCGAAGGTGACCGCCGTCGAGATCGATCCGGTTCTGGCCACCCAGCTGCCGACGACCATCGCGGCCCACTCGCACAGCGAGGTCAACCGGCTGACCGTGATGAACCGGGACATCCTGACGTTCAAGCAGTCGGATATGACCGAGATGCCGACCGCGCTCGTCGCGAACCTGCCGTACAACGTCGCGGTGCCCGCGCTGCTGCACCTGCTCGCCGAGTTCCCGTCCATCCGGACCGTCATGGTGATGGTGCAGGCCGAGGTCGCCGAGCGGCTCGCCGCCGAACCGGGCAACAAGGAGTACGGCGTACCCAGCGCCAAGGTGCGGTTCTTCGGCAACGTCCGCCGCTACGGCATGGTGTCGCCGACGGTGTTCTGGCCGATCCCGCGCGTCTATTCGGGCCTGGTCCGGATCGACCGCTACGAGACGTCGCCGTGGCCCACCGACACCGAGTTCCGCGAGCAGGTCTTCGATCTGATCGACATCGCGTTCGCGCAGCGCCGTAAGACGTCGCGTAACGCGTTCGCCGAGTGGGCGGGCTCGGGCAACGAGTCGGCCAGCCGGCTGCTGGCCGCCAGCATCGATCCGTCCCGGCGCGGTGAGACGCTGAGCATCAACGACTTCGTGCGACTGCTGCAGCGCAGCGCGGACTGGCACGTCGTGCCGAAGACCGAGTCCGACACCAGCGAGGAGTCGCAGGTCACCGCGACGTAGTCGCCCACCGCTGTTTTTCATGAAGGCCCCGGTCGCGCACCGGGGCCTTTGTGGTGTGCGGCTCAGGTTCGCCGCGCGCGACGGTCGGCGTTAATGTCGTGCGGTGTCCGCGCGTGACGGTAATACGGTTTCGGAGTGGGTTCCCACCGGTTCGGTCACGGTTCGGGTGCCCGGCAAGGTCAACCTCTATCTCGACGTCGGCGACCGCAGGCCTGACGGCTATCACGAGCTGACCACCGTCTTCCACGCGGTGTCGCTGCTCGACGAGGTCACCGTGCGCAACGCCGACACGCTGTCCCTCGAGCACGTCGGGGAGGGTGCGGACTCGCTGCCCACCGACGACCGCAATCTGGCCTGGCGCGCGGCGGAACTGCTGGCCGAGCACGTGGGGCGCGCCCCCGACGTCGCGATCACCGTCGAGAAGACCATCCCGGTCGCAGGCGGGATGGCCGGCGGCAGCGCGGATGCGGCGGCGGTCCTGGTGGCGATGAACGCGCTGTGGGAACTCGGCGTGCCGCGCCGCGACCTGCACGCGCTGGCCGCCCAACTCGGCAGTGATGTGCCGTTCGCGTTGCACGGCGGCACCGCGCTGGGCACCGGCCGCGGCGAAGAGCTCGCCACAGTGCTGACCCGCAACACTTTCCACTGGGTGCTGGCGTTCTCGCCCGGCGGGCTCTCGACGGCTGCCGTCTTCGCCGAGATCGACCGGCTCCGCGCCGAGGAGAACCGCACGCTGCCGCCCCGGCTGGAATCACCCGAACCCGTGCTGGCCGCGCTGGCGTCGGGGGACCCGACCGAGCTCGCGCCGCTGCTGGGCAACGACCTGCAGCCCGCCGCGCTGACGCTGGACCCCGCGCTGCGTCGCACGCTGCGCGCCGGCGTCGACGCGGGCGCGCTGGCCGGGGTGGTGTCCGGTTCCGGGCCGACCTGCGCGTTCCTGTGCACCTCGGCAGGCGCCGCCGTCGACATCGGCACCGAACTGGCCGGCGCGGGCGTATGCCGCACCGTGCGGGTGGCCAGCGGTCCGGTACAGGGGGCGCGGGTGGTGCCGAGCCCGTCGACGGCCGGCTGATCGCGGCGCGTCCGCCGGATAAATTCGCGATCACAAATAGGTGTGACACATGCCTCAATAGTCGCGCTCGTTTGGCAGCTACTTAAGAGTTGCTTAAGATGAGCGGCGGTGAGAGCTAGCGGTCGAGTAGTGGACGCATCCAGTTCCCCCACCGGTCCTGCCGGCGGGGCGCCGAACGGGATGTGGACCGCCTTCGGCCGCGTCTGCTCAACATCACCGATTCGAGACACAATCGCTCCCCAACCGTATGCGCGCCTTCCCGAAATGGCCGTTGATCAGGCGGAGCATGGCAAACGGGCATGTGCACCGGGGCAGATGTCGGCGAGGAGGTCGTCGTGAGCAGATTCACCGAGAAGATGTACTTCAATGCCCGGACGAGCAGGCGGGGCATGGTCACGGGCGAGCCGCACACGCCCGTCCGGCACACCTGGGGCGAGGTGCACGAGCGCGCGAAGCGCATCGCAGGCGGCCTCGCCGCCGCGGGTGTCGGTCTGGGTGACGCCGTCGGCGTGCTGGCCGGCTTCCCCGTCGAGATCGCGCCGACCGCCCAGGGGCTGTGGATGCGCGGCGCCAGCCTGACCATGCTGCACCAGCCGACCCCTCGCACCGACCTCGTGGTCTGGGCCGAGGACACCATGAACGTGATCGGCATGATCGAGGCCAAGGCGGTCATCGTGTCCGACCCGTTCATGGCCGTGATCCCGGTGCTGCAGGAGAAGGGCATCCTCGTCCTCACGATCTCGGATCTGCTCGAGGCCGATCCGATCGAGCCGATCGAGGTCGGCGAGGACGATCTCGCGTTGATGCAGTTGACGTCCGGCTCGACGGGTTCTCCCAAAGCCGTGCAGATCACGCACCGCAACATCCACTCCAACGCCGAGGCGATGTTCATCGGCGCGCAGTACGACGTCGACAAAGACGTGATGGTCAGCTGGCTGCCGTGCTTCCACGACATGGGCATGGTCGGCTTCCTGACCATCCCGATGTACTTCGGCGCCGAGCTGGTCAAGGTCACGCCGATGGACTTCCTCAGCGACACCCTGCTGTGGGCCAAGCTCATCCACAAGTACAAGGGCACGATGACGGCCGCGCCGAACTTCGCCTACGCGCTGTTCGCCAAGCGGCTGCGCCGCCAGGCCAAGCCGGGTGAGTTCGACCTGTCCACGCTGCGCTTCGCGCTCTCCGGTGCCGAGCCCGTCGAGCCGGCCGACGTCGAGGACCTGCTGGACGCGGGCAAGCCGTTCGGTCTGGATCCGGGCGCGATCCTGCCCGCCTACGGTATGGCCGAGACGACGCTGGCGGTGTCGTTCTCGCCGTGCGGTCAGGGCCTGACCGTCGACGAGGTCGACGCGGACCTGCTCGCGGCGCTGCGCCGTGCGGTCCCGGCGACCAAGGGGCACACCAAGCGCCTCGCCGAGCTCGGCCCGCTGCTGACCGACCTCGAGGCCCGCGTCATCGACGAGCACGGCAACGTCATGCCGCCGCGCGGTGTCGGCGTCATCGAGCTGCGCGGTGAGTGCGTGACGCCCGGCTACATGACCATGGGCGGCTTCATCCCCGCGCAGGACGAGCACGGCTGGTACGACACCGGCGACCTCGGCTACATCACCGAAGAGGGCAACGTCGTCGTGTGCGGCCGCGTCAAGGACGTGATCATCATGGCCGGTCGCAACATCTACCCGACCGACATCGAACGGGCCGCCGGCCGCGTCGAGGGTGTCCGCCCGGGCTGCGCGGTCGCCGTGCGCCTGGACGCCGGTCACTCGCGGGAGACGTTCGCCGTCGCGGTCGAGTCGAACGCCTGGCAGGACCCGGCCGAGGTGCACCGCATCGAGCGTCAGGTCGCCCACGAGGTGGTCGCCGAGGTCGACGTCCGTCCCCGCAACGTCGTGGTGCTCGGTCCGGGCAGCATCCCGAAGACGTCGTCGGGCAAGCTGCGCCGGTCGAACTCGGTCTCACTGGTCACGTAGTCCCTGGGGCACCTCACACCGCGAGCGTGCGTGTCTGCGGCCGACACGCCGCATATTTCCCGAAGTCCGCGCACGCTCGTCGCGGGAGATCAGCTCGCGTCCAACGTGACCGCGGGCAGGTAGTCGCCGATCAGCGTCCGGTCCCACCACCGGCGTTCGTCGCGCAGTTCCCGCCAGGTGGTGAACCGGTATTCGTACAGCCGCGCCCGGATCCAGCGCGGTGGCGCGTCGGGAAACGGGTTGTGCCCGAGCAGTCGCATCGTCGCGGTGTCGCCCTTAAGCAGCCGAACCGCCAACGGCCGGAACCAGTCCCGCGCGTACGACGGGGAGATCGCCGCGAACCACATCAGCCAGTCCAGCCGCAGGTGGTACGGGGCCCACTGCCGCGGGATCCGGTGTGGGTCACCGGGCTTGCCCTTGAAGCCGTACTCCTTCCACACCGTGTGATCTGACGGCGACGGGTCGTCGGTGCCTTCGAGGATCACCTCATAGCGGATCCGCCCGATGCTTCCGAACGCGCCGTAGGTGTTGACCAGGTGGAACGGGTTGAACGACGCGTTCATCTGCTGGCGGCTGCCCAGCATGTTGCGCACCGGCCAGAAGCTCAACACCACCGTCAGAACGGTCGCCGCGAGCACCACCGCGACGAACCACACCGGCGCGTCCGGGACCGGCGGAGGAGCGGACACCGGCACCACCAGGGAGAACGCGGTCGCGTCGACGGCGCTGAACGCGAGCAGGATCGTCAGCCAGTTCAGCCACGCGAAGTTGCCGGAGGCCACCAGCCACAGCTGCGTGACGATCACGATCCCGGCGGCGACCGACGCGACCGGCTGCGGGGCGAACAGCGCGAACGGCACCACCAGCTGCGCGACGTGGTTGCCCGCGACCTCGATCCGGTGCAGCGGTTTGGGTAGATGGTGGAAGAACCAGCTCAACGGCCCCGGCATCGGCTGGGTCTCGTGGTGGTAGTCCAGGCAGCTCAGATCGCGCCAGCACGGGTCGCCGCGCAACTTGATCAGGCCCGCACCGAACTCGACACGGAACAGCAGCCAGCGCATCAGCCACAACGTCAGCAGCGGCGGCGCGACGTCGTCGTTGCCCAGCAGCATGGCCAGCAGCCCGGCCTCCAGCAGCAGCGACTCCCAGCCGAAGCTGTACCAGCGCTGCCCGACGTTGACGACCGAGAGGTACAGCACCCACAGCACCAGCCAGGCCGGCACGGCCGCCCACAGCGGCACCATGTTGCCCGCACCCGCGACCAGCGCGGTGGCCAGCGCGGCCCCCGCCCAGCAGACGCCGGCGAAGAAGCGGTCGGAGTAGTGCAGATGGAACACGCTCGGCGCCGCCCGGAACGGCACCTGCGCGACGAAGCGCGGCACGGGCAGCATGCCTTGCTCACCGATCAGCGCGCGGAACTGACGGGCGGCCCCGACGAACGCGATCAGGTAGACCGCGGCGATCCCGCGCTGCAGGATCTCCCGGGCGAGCCAGTACCCGGGAGCGTCGAACCAGTCCAGGTGCACCCGTCCAGTAGACGCAGGACTTTCCCGGCCAGTAAAGCGGTCGCCGGGTGTCGGTGCGCGCCTATACCGTCGTGGTCATGGATCCCGCGATCGAGGCCATCGATCTGGTGAAGCGGTTCGGCGACGAGACGGCGGTCGACGGGGTCAGCTTCGCGGTGCCATCGGGCACCGTGCTCGGGCTGCTCGGCCCCAACGGCGCGGGCAAGACGACGACCGTGCGGATGATGACGACGCTGACCGAACCGACCAGCGGCACCGCGCGGGTCGCCGGCTACGACGTCCGCACCGACCCCGACCGCGTGCGCAGGCACATGGGGCTGACCGGGCAGGTCGCCACCGTCGACGAACTGCTGACCGGGCGGGAGAACATCCGGATGATCGGCGGCCTCTACGGCATCCGGCGCAGAGATCTCAAAACGCTCGGTGACCAACTGCTGGAACAGTTCTCGCTCACCCACGCCGCCGACCGGGTGGTCCGGTCCTACTCCGGCGGCATGCGCAGGCGCCTGGACCTCGCGGTCAGCCTGCTCGCCGCGCCGCCGGTGTTGTTCCTCGACGAGCCGACCACAGGACTGGATCCACGCAGCCGCAGCGAGTTGTGGGAGGTGCTGCGGGGTCTGGTGGCCCAGGGCACCACGCTGCTGCTGACCACCCAGTATCTGGAGGAGGCCGACCAGCTCGCCGACAACATCGTCGTCATCGACCGCGGCCGCATCATCGCCGAAGGCTCTCCGCTGGAACTCAAACAGCAGGCCGGGCGCGCCAGCCTCGTCGTCACCGTCGCCGACTCCGCCGATCTCGAACCGGCGCGGGCGCTGCTCGCCCGTACCGGCGCCGACGTGTTCGTCGACGCCGGCGCGCGCAGACTGACCGCCACCGCCGACGGGCTCGACGACATGATCCAGGTCGCGGGATGGCTACGCGACAGCGGCATCACCGTCGACGACATCGGGCTGTCCCGGCCCAGCCTCGACGATGTCTTCCTGATGCTCACCGGGCATCGCACCACCGACGACACCGAGGAGGTCGGCGCATGACCGCCGTGGAATCCCGGTCGCAGACCCCGATCCGGCCGCAGCCCGTCCCGACACGGCCCACCAACCTCGTCCAGCAGTCGTGGATCATGGTCAAACGCAACATGATCCACACCAAACGCATGCCGGAGATGCTCAGCGACGTCACCGCGCAGCCGATCATGTTCGTGCTGCTGTTCGCGTTCGTGTTCGGGGCGTCGATCACCAACACCGGCGGCGCGTCCTACCGGGAGTTCCTGCTGCCCGGCATCCAGGCGCAGACGATCGTGTTCTCGGCGTTCGTGGTGGCCTCGGGGATCACCGCCGACGTCGAGAAGGGCATCATCGACCGGTTCCGCTCGCTGCCGATCTCGCGGTCCTCGGTGCTGATCGGGCGCAGCATCGCCAGCGTCATCCACTCGTCGCTGGGCGCACTGGTGATGGCGCTGACCGGTCTGGCCATCGGGTGGCGGATCCGCAACAGCGTCGGGGAGGCGATTCTCGCGTTCGCGCTGCTGATGCTGTTCGGATTCGGGATGATCTGGTTCGGCATCCTGATCGGCTCGCTGATGCGCACCGTGGAGGCGGTCAACGGCGTGATGTTCACCGCGCTGTTCCCGATCACGTTCCTGGCCAACACCTTCGTGCCGACCGAGCCGATGCCGCACTGGCTGCGGGTGATCGCGGAGTGGAACCCGGTGTCCTCGCTGGCGCAGGCGATGCGCGAATTGTGGGGCAATGGCGGGCCCGCTCCGACGAGTGCGCAACTGCCGTTGCACCATCCGATACTCGCGACCGTGCTGTGGTCGCTGACGCTGACAGCGGTCTTCGCGCCGTTCGCGCTGTACGCGTACCGGCGCCGCACCAGCACCTGACGACGGCTTTTCGCAATCTGGATAGGTCGGCGGCCCCTGCCCTCTATGCTTCGGCCACTGCCGGGCTCACTGAGGAGGAAAAATGCCGATGGTCCGTGCGGTCGCCGCAGCGCTGCTCGCGGCGACCGGCTTCAGCACCGCGACGATATTGTCGGTACCCGCATGGGGCGGAGGACCCGGCGGCGTGGTGGAGACCGGCGTGGTGTCGAGGGCGGTCGGATCCGGCGTGCGTGACGGCCTGCTGACCGGTTTCTCGGCGACGGGCGCCACCAACGAGGCCGCGTCGGCAGCGGTGATCGCGGTCTGCCAGAGCGCCGGTGCGGAGCAGTGCAGCAGTGACGAAGTGACCAATGACGTGTTCTGCGTGGTCTCGGTCGGAGCCGACGACGGCAGCGGTGTGGTCGCCGGCGGTGCGGGAGCGACAGTCGACGCCGCCCGCGAGGACGCGTTCCGCAATGTCGGACGGGCGAACCTCACGTTGGACCCGAGTGCTCGAGTTCTGGCCTGGTCCTGCCCGTGAGCAGCTTCCCGGCGCACAGCATCAACGGCAGGGAAGGCAGACCATGACCAGGTGGGCGAAGTACGTGATGACCGCGTTGACGGCCGGAGCAGCCGGGGTGTTGCTCGGCTCGGCTCCGACCGCCGCGGCGCAGGCGACGTGCCAGGAAGCCGGAAGTCTGGTCAGGTGCCAGACCAACGGCAGCGTCTCGATCAAGGCGGTACCGGGAACGCGAGCGCCCAACGTGGCCGACACGATCCCCCGAAACAACCGCACCGGGCTCATTCTGTCCTGGTAAGGCGCGTCCGGCATAGCTAGGTATATGGATATATACTCAGCTGCATGACGAAGCCGAGCCGACTGGCCGAGCATCCGACCGTGCGCGCCGTGCGGTCCCGACCGGCGCCGAAACCGGGCGTCATCGACGCCGATTGGCTGCGGGCGCTGTGCCTGGACGCCGGTGTCGACGACGTCGGGTTCGCCCGCGTCGACGATCCGGCCCTGGCCTCGGAGCTTCCGCACGTCGAGGCGGCGCTGCCGGGGGCGCGCAGCTACCTGTCCCTGGTGGTCAAGATGAACCGCGACAACGTGCGCTCGACCGCGCGCAGTGTGGCCAACCAGGAGTTCCACCGCAGCGGCGAGATCATGAACGAGGCCGCGCACCGGATCACCCGCGCGCTCCAGGACGCCGGGCAT carries:
- a CDS encoding resuscitation-promoting factor — protein: MNALTKLHQTRSPLLRLLVAATLLALVFSGGAAVAAHKTVTLQVDGTSVTVSTMKSRVIDVVAENGFDVSERDDLYPAAETPVHQSDTIVLRRSRPLEISTDGGGTEQVWTTASTVDEALAQLQMTDKAPVAASRASRLPLDGMALPVVSPRNVQIEDGGVTRSVRLAAPTVAALLEAAGAPLQQRDSVIPAASTPIVDGMFIKVTRVRIEKVTERLPLNPNNQRIEDVTLNMSRQVVEDPGNPGVQDVTFAVAKINGVETGRLPIANVVVTPARDGVLRVGAKPGTEVPPVNNGMTWDALARCEAGGNWAINTGNGYFGGVQFDQNTWERNGGLRYAQRADLATREEQIAIAEVTRARQGWGAWPTCSGRIGAS
- the rsmA gene encoding 16S rRNA (adenine(1518)-N(6)/adenine(1519)-N(6))-dimethyltransferase RsmA, translating into MTIRLLGRTEIRHLAKSIDFRPRKSFGQNFVHDANTVRRIVSASSINRNDHVLEVGRGLGSLTLALLDRGAKVTAVEIDPVLATQLPTTIAAHSHSEVNRLTVMNRDILTFKQSDMTEMPTALVANLPYNVAVPALLHLLAEFPSIRTVMVMVQAEVAERLAAEPGNKEYGVPSAKVRFFGNVRRYGMVSPTVFWPIPRVYSGLVRIDRYETSPWPTDTEFREQVFDLIDIAFAQRRKTSRNAFAEWAGSGNESASRLLAASIDPSRRGETLSINDFVRLLQRSADWHVVPKTESDTSEESQVTAT
- a CDS encoding 4-(cytidine 5'-diphospho)-2-C-methyl-D-erythritol kinase → MSARDGNTVSEWVPTGSVTVRVPGKVNLYLDVGDRRPDGYHELTTVFHAVSLLDEVTVRNADTLSLEHVGEGADSLPTDDRNLAWRAAELLAEHVGRAPDVAITVEKTIPVAGGMAGGSADAAAVLVAMNALWELGVPRRDLHALAAQLGSDVPFALHGGTALGTGRGEELATVLTRNTFHWVLAFSPGGLSTAAVFAEIDRLRAEENRTLPPRLESPEPVLAALASGDPTELAPLLGNDLQPAALTLDPALRRTLRAGVDAGALAGVVSGSGPTCAFLCTSAGAAVDIGTELAGAGVCRTVRVASGPVQGARVVPSPSTAG
- a CDS encoding fatty acyl-AMP ligase translates to MSRFTEKMYFNARTSRRGMVTGEPHTPVRHTWGEVHERAKRIAGGLAAAGVGLGDAVGVLAGFPVEIAPTAQGLWMRGASLTMLHQPTPRTDLVVWAEDTMNVIGMIEAKAVIVSDPFMAVIPVLQEKGILVLTISDLLEADPIEPIEVGEDDLALMQLTSGSTGSPKAVQITHRNIHSNAEAMFIGAQYDVDKDVMVSWLPCFHDMGMVGFLTIPMYFGAELVKVTPMDFLSDTLLWAKLIHKYKGTMTAAPNFAYALFAKRLRRQAKPGEFDLSTLRFALSGAEPVEPADVEDLLDAGKPFGLDPGAILPAYGMAETTLAVSFSPCGQGLTVDEVDADLLAALRRAVPATKGHTKRLAELGPLLTDLEARVIDEHGNVMPPRGVGVIELRGECVTPGYMTMGGFIPAQDEHGWYDTGDLGYITEEGNVVVCGRVKDVIIMAGRNIYPTDIERAAGRVEGVRPGCAVAVRLDAGHSRETFAVAVESNAWQDPAEVHRIERQVAHEVVAEVDVRPRNVVVLGPGSIPKTSSGKLRRSNSVSLVT
- a CDS encoding lipase maturation factor family protein — its product is MDWFDAPGYWLAREILQRGIAAVYLIAFVGAARQFRALIGEQGMLPVPRFVAQVPFRAAPSVFHLHYSDRFFAGVCWAGAALATALVAGAGNMVPLWAAVPAWLVLWVLYLSVVNVGQRWYSFGWESLLLEAGLLAMLLGNDDVAPPLLTLWLMRWLLFRVEFGAGLIKLRGDPCWRDLSCLDYHHETQPMPGPLSWFFHHLPKPLHRIEVAGNHVAQLVVPFALFAPQPVASVAAGIVIVTQLWLVASGNFAWLNWLTILLAFSAVDATAFSLVVPVSAPPPVPDAPVWFVAVVLAATVLTVVLSFWPVRNMLGSRQQMNASFNPFHLVNTYGAFGSIGRIRYEVILEGTDDPSPSDHTVWKEYGFKGKPGDPHRIPRQWAPYHLRLDWLMWFAAISPSYARDWFRPLAVRLLKGDTATMRLLGHNPFPDAPPRWIRARLYEYRFTTWRELRDERRWWDRTLIGDYLPAVTLDAS
- a CDS encoding ATP-binding cassette domain-containing protein gives rise to the protein MDPAIEAIDLVKRFGDETAVDGVSFAVPSGTVLGLLGPNGAGKTTTVRMMTTLTEPTSGTARVAGYDVRTDPDRVRRHMGLTGQVATVDELLTGRENIRMIGGLYGIRRRDLKTLGDQLLEQFSLTHAADRVVRSYSGGMRRRLDLAVSLLAAPPVLFLDEPTTGLDPRSRSELWEVLRGLVAQGTTLLLTTQYLEEADQLADNIVVIDRGRIIAEGSPLELKQQAGRASLVVTVADSADLEPARALLARTGADVFVDAGARRLTATADGLDDMIQVAGWLRDSGITVDDIGLSRPSLDDVFLMLTGHRTTDDTEEVGA
- a CDS encoding ABC transporter permease — encoded protein: MTAVESRSQTPIRPQPVPTRPTNLVQQSWIMVKRNMIHTKRMPEMLSDVTAQPIMFVLLFAFVFGASITNTGGASYREFLLPGIQAQTIVFSAFVVASGITADVEKGIIDRFRSLPISRSSVLIGRSIASVIHSSLGALVMALTGLAIGWRIRNSVGEAILAFALLMLFGFGMIWFGILIGSLMRTVEAVNGVMFTALFPITFLANTFVPTEPMPHWLRVIAEWNPVSSLAQAMRELWGNGGPAPTSAQLPLHHPILATVLWSLTLTAVFAPFALYAYRRRTST